From the genome of Monomorium pharaonis isolate MP-MQ-018 chromosome 1, ASM1337386v2, whole genome shotgun sequence:
AGAAGAGATGCGACCGAaagtacgcacgcacgcatccATGCAGACGTTTATTTACGTAGGTTTATTACGTTGCGCGAGAGGGATGGACGGATCCCTCCGTCGCCCGCGCTCACCCGGAACGCGCGATCGAAGCGACGAGGGCGACCTAGAAAACGGCGAGATCCCGTTGCACTTGACACGGCGTACGCGcgcgaaagaaagagagagagagagagagagagagagagagagagagagagagagagagagagagagagagagagagagagaaagagagagagagagagagatagagatgaGCTCCCGAGCCCCGAGCCTCGTCCGGGAGGCGCTGCTTCCGGAGGAACGCGGCGCGCATTGCTCCTCAAAGAGACGGCAGGGAGGCGTGGTCTCTGCGAggtaaaatgcaataaaaaaattttaaaaaaagaggaaaagctGAAGAAGATCGCCAGGATCAGATCCCAGTTTCCCaggagacgagagagagagccggACATCTTCCCTTACCTGACTTTTCCGCCGCAGAATTGACAGTGCGCGCCCTGCCAGCCCTCGCGGCACACGCAGGTGCCGTTGACACAGTCGCCGTTGATGCAGGTCTCGGGGTCGCAGCCCGCGTCcaacgtcgacgacgacgacgaggaggaaGCGGACGCGGCGGCGCTTACGTGGACCACCCAGCAGACGAGCGCCGCCCACAGGAGGAACGGCGCCCACGGCACCGTCGCGGCCGCGCTGCCGCTGCTTCCATGGCCGCACCGACATCGACACCGCCACCGTCGGTCACGATCTTGCCCGCGGTCGCAATCGTgatcgtcgtcgccgtcgctgtCGGTGCCGCGACGGCGTTTCCGACGGTACTTTGACTTATATAGGAACAAAAACATCTGCACGATCTCTGCCATTTTGGTAGGCTTCCATGTCAGGGACAATGGCCGACGGCGACGCGCCGACGAGGGACGCGCATacggcgacgacgaggacgagggCAACCGAACTAACCCTTCAGAGAGCAGCCAGCCCAGCCGCCAGCGGCGAAACCGGAGTCGAACCAAGCGTTCGTCCGTGTGGTTCCCGTATGTCTCCTctctcgtgcgcgcgcgcgactcgACTCGACTCGACTCGCCCAACGGCGAACTCGCACGACGGCGACTCCGCTACTGCTTGCCGCTTGCGTGCTCGTGGCTCGTACACCGACACCGTACGCGCTGCCGCACGCTGGCGCCTGGCAATCCTGGCACCACACGCTCTCGTCAACTCGAGGGGGAGCGCACCACGCGGTTATACGAATGTTACGCTTTCTCCTTGCGAGGGACCGCCACCGTCCGGCACTTTATGAGTGGCGGTTGATAAACTTTCCAATGAAATTAAAGAGAATACCGAAGCACTAAAGATGTTCagatatcaaatataaatgaagcagatataaaaaaagggaTCGAACAAAGTTTCAATTATGTTGTAGCAAATACATCGCTATATATTACAGATTTGCGAGACAATAAAGTTTATGAATTACAGAAACGTATAATTAATCGTGCGCACGCACGCAGCGAAATGCgccatataatatattgtaacatTGATacctaaattttttgtagattaatgaataaatatgattttttaaaatatgattcttTTTACactgcgaaaaataatacctcagTCAGGCCTGACCATCCTGGCtgagaaattatttcttgcaataaatcatttacagtttttcgggaaaaggggatcttataatataaatgcttTTTAACATCTGACTAGTAATTGTGTTTCAAGACAGACAAAAATGTTGACGGATTGTTTATATGAGCTAGATATTAAGTCATGGAAAAATTCCAATTCAGCACCATTACAGACCGAATAATGTAGGCTGCTTTCCTTTTAGGGAACACAATCGACACAAGTATATCGTTCTTTGTTActcattaaacataaaaaaaagatagaacaatGCTTATTGTGTTCCCTAAAAGGAAAGCAGCCGTAATAAAGAAATACGTCTTTTGTTATGCAAAGAAATGCCATAATTGTATGCACcgtatacttttttaaaatatcataaattttttcatctttaaaataattgtacgaTAAATGCATTAGaaactctttaattttttatattcaattttattcgatTGTTAGTCGAATTATGTCTGGCTATCATCAGCCAGAATAGATTTGGCCAGGATCAATGAAAGGTAAGACCAATCTGAccagaagaaagaagaaattcgtcaaaatttatcttattacatgtaataatacgtaattaaaaaaactcaacttaagtagaaaattaaatcgctattatatatagaacGCATTTTCTTCTAAAAACTCGGATACTACCTCGGTTAATTTCtgatgattattaaatattctgttGTAATGATCATTAAGGGCCGATTTCACCAACTCCGGTTACCTTAACCGGTcagttattccattggaattgaccaatcgcatttgttaattttgcttaacgacaaatacgattggtcaattccaatggaataaccggAGTTGGTGAAATCGGTCCTAAGTAAATTAAGAATTGTTTGAGCCAACTATATAGTTaagcattatataaataatgtaatgtaaatttttatatcttgcaATATTGTTTccgtacatatatatcttttattaatttctacatgCTTCAGTAAActcatttttttcatgttaaaAAATCAACGATCATTTATAAGCCGATGTAGTCTCGTCGCCGATTTATTTGAATTGTTTCATGATGAatgtaagaattatttttcttaattgatatattttgtacactactttaatttaaattttatgtttgtgTAAGAAATGTATATGTTATCAGAGACTatctaattttacataaaagatcgacaaattaaatgtttgataaatgtaagaattattttttttaattaatcattttgaactttaatttaaatattttgattgtcTGTTACAGTATCATCGTTCCTAATTAACGATCCATAAATTCTGAGAGGAAAAGGAGGTATAGGAGAGGCATATAATAAGGCTTCGACACAGTATTTGGGgtgaatataatttcttgcttatatgtttgcttaaaataaattgtttaaaacacttttaCTTTGATTTGAAATGCTTTATATtccaataaatttgaaattaaacgaaaagaaacaattaaatattacataaaaatattttttgtaaatttttttctcagaaaatatgtaattagaaatttaatatcatataaaagacaaattaaatgttttatggacgataagaattattttttaaaactttttaaacactactttaatttaaattttatgcttATGTGTTACAGTATCATCGTAAATACGATTATCTCGTACCCTATCGTGTGGATTCGGTTTGCGATTTGCAACAGTCGCGATTATGTTTCGTAAGCATCGAAGTTCAAATTAGCACTATCAAAGGCACGCAAGTTACGACTGCCATGCGTAGCGTAGACTAGGTTAAGTTCCTCATGGTAAGCAAGACGTCGTGTCGCTGATGCGCTGCCAGGAGTACAAATTCGCGCGGACTGACGTAATCCTGGAACAGTGACCGGGCCCACTAGTCAGGcacaaaagagaaataatcGTAAACCGCCGACGCGACAGCTTGTCCGCGTATCGAGGTACCGAACGTGCGCGACGTGTTGAGGTTAGGCCATGGCGAAGCACCTGCTACGAGTCATCCTGATGGGCACGCAGGTCGTCGGCAAggcgttcgcgcgcgcgttgcgCCAGGAGATCGCGGCGAGTCAAGAGGCGGCGCGGCGGGCGGGCGGTGGCAGGCAGGGCGCGCAGCACGTCGCCGCCAACACCAGGACCGGTGTCACCCTGGAGGAGGCCCTTCGCATTCTGAACGCGGAGCGTCCCGACCAGACCGAGCTGATCGAGCGAAACTACAAGTATCTCATGGAGGCCAACGACAGATCGAAGGGTGGCTCGTTTTACTTACAGTCCAAAATCGTCCGTGCCAAGGAACGCATCGATGAGGAACTGAAAAACGTGAAACAGACAACGGATCCGCCTCCTCCACGGCAAGATTCGACGAGCAGTCGAGAAGGTTCCAGGCAGCCATGAGACTCTCTCCTAGCATAAATTGTCTTACTCTAATTCTAGACTGTACATAccttcataataaataatagtttctGATATATTGATTATAGAATGGTTTTGAAGCACACAGCatgttgtttttttaatccaacggaaatgtgtaaatatgtataaatgatcttgaaaaattgaaatatatattttaagaacgCGATGTCTAAGTTTTATAGAGATAAAATTTAGTCCtccattgaaaaaatataactcgCAAATTTCATACTTTTGTATCATAATGCATGAGACACAAAAACAAAAGTACAAGtatccatatatatatatatattcatgtatATATTCAGGAGATATATTGGTTCATATATTTCATGTAACAGTCTTTCAAGTTCTCGCTCTTATACGAGACTTCagttataatattcaaattataatgcTATTTCATTAATCCAGCTGCCTTTGCATCGTCCATATCAATTCTGTTTTGTGCCTGACGTATGATCAATCGCTCCTGATTGTGGCGTACAGACCATAAACTTGGCAGGTACTTCGGTTTCATCGTGAAGAGAAAATGTTCCCTCCACATACGTTCTAACTCGATGAGTCCACCTTCTTGCATTTGAAAGTATTGTACCACCTGCCGAATAAAGAACAATCGAATAGTTCTCGAGAAGATCTCACAAATTTGTCTTCACAGTTTTAAAATGAGTACCTTTAAACCATGCGGCTGATACTTGTTAGGAATCGGTTTCTGGATCAGCGCACTTTTCAGCTGCTCGTTTAAGGCGTTAAGCAGATCTAGCGTTACTTTCTGCTGCCCCGTGTGTTCCAGCACGTAATTCTCGTATTCTTCGCGTTGCTTTTGAGGTAACGAGAATTTTTCCCGCAGGGCTTTGACAGCCGAATGCAGCTTCCGGCGGTTGTGCAAGTAGTTGTCTCGTACGTGCGTCATCGGCCCAATTAATGGTGCGTCACACATGTCTGCTAACTTTCTTCTGAGTTGCAGATCATGGTTGTTGCTGATTTCGTGACAGGAAGGACACAATAGTAATACATCATGAGATTGATGTGCCTTCATTACcactgaaaaaaagtatatccAACATTTCAGATTATAAATACACATAGAAAGaacaatatattcttttattttattatattactatttactaCCATgttctttcatttttaatcaatgcaaatacatttttgctacttttaatgtaaaagaCGAATCAGtgattataaaaatgcttACATGGGAAGTATTTCCTATATTCTCGTGGCACGACGTTTTTCCTAATAAATTTCTCAGTACATCCACAGACTACACACTGATTGAGTTTCACTTGTGTATAATATTGTCCAACTTCTCCTAATGCTCGACCGGATGGctcgaaatttaatttcacgGTATATGGATCTGTCCCCACAAGTTTTCCTAAATTTTTCGTAATATACCACTCCGCCTTCTTACGATCGCATGTACACAATATATCTCCATCGGGTGCTTGCAAGTAACAATTATGATATAAAGGTTTGATTCTTGTAGGTATCGCATTCTTGCGTTCgttaatagtatttttatctACTACTACTATTCTATCTACTGATTTActcttagaatttaaaatattatcattggTAACACTGTCCGCACTTGGTGATCGTTGAACCTTGAAccttaaatacaataaatatttatgtatatttctctcttgtatatgtataacttctaaactattatttatttgcataccTCGTGTCAACTGTTCTAGCAGGTACACCATGAATCCGCACATTTATATCACtacttaatatattacataagaaaTTTCCTAATCTTTGCCAAAATGAATACctttctctatctttttcCATTATCTGCAATAAAATTCAACATGTAAGAAGTATAAttgttaacaaataatatacaaataatacagTATAGAAAAGAGGCATTTCAAACTTCCTTACTTTATGATAAATGATAACAGATGCAAGCGCATCACAAGCGGCATACGCTACTTGATCGTCAGACAAGGTGCTAGCATCCCAGTCACCGCACCTGACTTCTACCAGTTTGTCCATCTCAATGTTAAGATACTGTTCGCACATGGCAGCTAAACTCTTCCGGCTTGGTAAATCAAGACTCTCGGCTAAGGTTCTTAAATCAAGAGTTCCATTAACATTACATCCATAGTCCTTTACAAGCTTCTGTCCATCTTCAAATGAAGAAACTCCTACTTTAAGAATGTGCTTAGTAGCTAATAGTTCCTGAAATGtaatgttaatgtaaaaaCTTAATGTTATATGGAAACATAACGTTACAATGTTGCAGACAATTTTtgatcataaattttttgcaaaagtgtTACCTTAAGTTTAAATGGAATAAACCCGATCTTTCCAATGCGAAACAAAGCAACTACTCCGTTGTTAGTAGCCAGTTGTAACAGAGAGACGGGTCCTTCTTTGACCCATTCGCAATCAAAACCTAGGATGCCATCAGACAGATCACTAGAAAGAAGCATACACAACAAATTAGTAACTTTGTTATAAGTAATGTTTCTagttttttagtatatttcataaaattattttggaaaaCAATTAATGTAGCAGTAGAGTATAAATTTGTATCGTAAAACAATATGGAAATGAAAATTGTCTACAATTCTtcctataattaataacaaaatttattttattacagaaagaaaattctaaaagaaacatatttttttataataatgattgtTCATTTTGCCAGCCagtataatataagaaatctAGATCTTTCTCACAGAATCTCAAGGACACTTTACATACGTTGCCTTCCAAATACAATGAGAAACTTTGGTCTtcagaaaaaatgtaaacaacaATGAAAACAACCATTTCTATTACACTGTGGAAAGTCATGAGATATGGCAATGTATTGTAATGCCTCAGAACTCATGTGgttgtatcaaatattttgctGATAAGActgataataataagtaagATAATATGTGCTTACCAACGAATACGCTGTACGGCGTAATCGCATTTCTCCGGAGAGTCTGCCAGAATAATCTTGTCGAGCACAAGTTTAATCTCCGTCTTGTCATGAACATcctcattattattactatcgGTGTCCAACTCGTTGCGCTTGGCCTTAATACTGCTAtctcgattttttatatttttatataagtgcTTGACGCTACGAAGCACGTT
Proteins encoded in this window:
- the LOC105830739 gene encoding exonuclease 3'-5' domain-containing protein 2, whose translation is MVPARNNMFLVCVTVGLVFLASKYRNNVLRSVKHLYKNIKNRDSSIKAKRNELDTDSNNNEDVHDKTEIKLVLDKIILADSPEKCDYAVQRIRCDLSDGILGFDCEWVKEGPVSLLQLATNNGVVALFRIGKIGFIPFKLKELLATKHILKVGVSSFEDGQKLVKDYGCNVNGTLDLRTLAESLDLPSRKSLAAMCEQYLNIEMDKLVEVRCGDWDASTLSDDQVAYAACDALASVIIYHKIMEKDRERYSFWQRLGNFLCNILSSDINVRIHGVPARTVDTRFKVQRSPSADSVTNDNILNSKSKSVDRIVVVDKNTINERKNAIPTRIKPLYHNCYLQAPDGDILCTCDRKKAEWYITKNLGKLVGTDPYTVKLNFEPSGRALGEVGQYYTQVKLNQCVVCGCTEKFIRKNVVPREYRKYFPLVMKAHQSHDVLLLCPSCHEISNNHDLQLRRKLADMCDAPLIGPMTHVRDNYLHNRRKLHSAVKALREKFSLPQKQREEYENYVLEHTGQQKVTLDLLNALNEQLKSALIQKPIPNKYQPHGLKVVQYFQMQEGGLIELERMWREHFLFTMKPKYLPSLWSVRHNQERLIIRQAQNRIDMDDAKAAGLMK
- the LOC105830740 gene encoding mitochondrial import inner membrane translocase subunit Tim16-like is translated as MAKHLLRVILMGTQVVGKAFARALRQEIAASQEAARRAGGGRQGAQHVAANTRTGVTLEEALRILNAERPDQTELIERNYKYLMEANDRSKGGSFYLQSKIVRAKERIDEELKNVKQTTDPPPPRQDSTSSREGSRQP